A portion of the Naumovozyma castellii chromosome 2, complete genome genome contains these proteins:
- the UBC1 gene encoding E2 ubiquitin-conjugating protein UBC1 (ancestral locus Anc_8.375) has protein sequence MSRAKRIMKELQAVKDDPEARIELEFVNESDIHHLKGSFLGPPGTPYEGGQFIVDIEVPMEYPFKPPMMKFDTKVYHPNISSVTGAICLDILKNAWSPVITLKSALISLQALLQSPEPNDPQDAEVAQHYLKDRESFNKTAALWTKLYASPDGAIGKSVDEAELYGIDSEAVKEFESQGFEKDKIVEVLRRFGIKKLDPADNATINRIIEELLK, from the coding sequence atGTCAAGAGCCAAAAGAATTATGAAAGAGCTACAAGCTGTCAAAGATGATCCAGAAGCTCGAATTGAATTAGAATTCGTTAATGAGTCAGACATTCATCATCTAAAGGGTTCTTTCCTTGGTCCACCTGGAACACCCTACGAAGGTGGCCAATTCATTGTAGATATTGAAGTGCCCATGGAATATCCTTTCAAACCACCTATGATGAAATTTGATACTAAAGTTTACCATCCTAATATTTCCTCAGTCACAGGTGCCATTTGTttagatattttgaagaatgcGTGGTCCCCAGTGATAACGTTGAAATCGGCGTTGATATCATTACAGGCTCTTTTACAATCTCCTGAACCTAATGATCCTCAAGATGCGGAGGTAGCACAACACTATTTGAAAGACAGAGAATCTTTTAATAAGACAGCAGCCTTATGGACTAAGCTTTATGCCTCTCCAGACGGTGCTATTGGAAAATCTGTTGATGAAGCTGAACTGTACGGTATTGACTCGGAGGCAGTAAAAGAGTTTGAATCTCAAGGATTTGAAAAGGACAAGATAGTAGAAGTGTTAAGAAGATTTGGTATTAAGAAGCTGGATCCAGCAGATAACGCGACTATTAACCgtattattgaagaattgttaAAGTAA